A stretch of Mesorhizobium sp. M2A.F.Ca.ET.046.03.2.1 DNA encodes these proteins:
- the ftsH gene encoding ATP-dependent zinc metalloprotease FtsH, whose protein sequence is MNPNYRNLALWAIIAVLLIALFNLFQTPQTRGATTDIPYSQFLQDVASGRVKSVTIAGARVFGNYTDNANGFQTYSPGDPSLVSRLQDKNVTITAKPETDGSNSLFGYLISWLPMILILGVWIFFMRQMQSGSGRAMGFGKSKAKLLTEAHGRVTFQDVAGVDEAKEDLEEIVEFLRDPQKFQRLGGKIPRGVLLVGPPGTGKTLLARSVAGEANVPFFTISGSDFVEMFVGVGASRVRDMFDQAKKNAPCIIFIDEIDAVGRHRGAGLGGGNDEREQTLNQLLVEMDGFESNESIILIAATNRPDVLDPALLRPGRFDRQVVVPNPDIVGREKILKVHVRNVPLAPNVDLKVIARGTPGFSGADLMNLVNESALMAARRNKRLVTMAEFEDAKDKIMMGAERRSSAMTQAEKELTAYHEAGHAILALNVPTADPLHKATIIPRGRALGMVMQLPEGDRYSMSYKYMISRLAIMMGGRVAEEFKFGKENITSGASSDIEQATKLARAMVTRWGFSDKLGHVAYGDNQEEVFLGHSVARTQNISEETAQIIDAEVRRLIDDAYSTAKAILTKKKKEWIALAEGLLEYETLSGEEIKQLIAGNKPARDLGDDTPPSRGSAVPKAGTGGRRKKGPEPEGGMEPQPSS, encoded by the coding sequence ATGAATCCGAACTATCGCAACCTCGCGCTCTGGGCGATCATAGCGGTCCTGCTCATCGCCCTGTTCAATCTGTTCCAGACGCCTCAGACGCGCGGTGCAACGACGGATATCCCCTATTCGCAGTTCCTGCAGGACGTCGCCTCCGGCCGGGTCAAGAGCGTGACCATCGCGGGTGCCCGCGTCTTCGGCAACTACACGGACAACGCCAACGGCTTCCAGACTTATTCGCCGGGCGACCCGTCGCTGGTTTCCAGGCTGCAGGACAAGAACGTCACCATCACCGCCAAGCCTGAGACCGACGGCTCCAACTCGCTGTTCGGCTACCTGATTTCGTGGCTGCCGATGATCCTGATCCTCGGCGTGTGGATATTCTTCATGCGCCAGATGCAGTCCGGCTCCGGAAGAGCGATGGGCTTCGGCAAGTCGAAGGCCAAGCTTCTGACGGAGGCGCATGGCCGCGTCACCTTCCAGGATGTCGCCGGCGTCGACGAAGCCAAGGAAGACCTCGAAGAGATCGTCGAGTTCCTGCGCGATCCGCAGAAGTTCCAGCGCCTCGGCGGCAAGATCCCGCGCGGCGTGCTGTTGGTCGGCCCGCCCGGCACCGGCAAGACGCTGCTCGCCCGCTCGGTCGCCGGCGAGGCCAATGTGCCGTTCTTCACCATCTCCGGCTCGGACTTCGTCGAGATGTTCGTCGGCGTCGGCGCGAGCCGCGTGCGCGACATGTTCGACCAGGCCAAGAAGAACGCGCCCTGCATCATCTTCATCGACGAAATCGACGCCGTCGGCCGCCATCGCGGCGCCGGCCTTGGCGGCGGCAATGACGAGCGCGAGCAGACGCTGAACCAGCTGCTGGTCGAGATGGACGGCTTCGAATCGAACGAGTCGATCATCCTGATCGCCGCCACCAACCGGCCCGACGTGCTGGACCCGGCGCTGCTGAGGCCCGGCCGCTTCGACCGCCAGGTCGTGGTGCCGAATCCCGACATCGTAGGCCGCGAGAAGATCCTCAAGGTGCATGTGCGCAACGTGCCGCTGGCGCCCAATGTCGACCTCAAGGTCATCGCGCGCGGCACGCCGGGCTTCTCCGGCGCCGACCTGATGAACCTCGTCAACGAATCCGCGCTGATGGCGGCGCGCCGCAACAAGCGGCTGGTCACCATGGCCGAGTTCGAGGACGCCAAGGACAAGATCATGATGGGCGCGGAGCGCCGTTCGTCGGCGATGACGCAGGCCGAGAAGGAGCTGACCGCCTATCACGAGGCCGGCCACGCCATCCTGGCGCTCAACGTGCCGACGGCGGACCCGCTGCACAAGGCGACCATCATCCCGCGCGGTCGCGCGCTCGGCATGGTCATGCAACTGCCGGAAGGCGACCGCTATTCGATGAGCTACAAATACATGATCTCCAGGCTGGCGATCATGATGGGTGGCCGCGTCGCCGAGGAGTTCAAGTTCGGCAAGGAGAACATCACGTCGGGCGCTTCCTCCGACATCGAGCAGGCGACCAAGCTGGCGCGCGCCATGGTCACGCGCTGGGGCTTCTCCGACAAGCTCGGCCATGTCGCCTATGGCGACAACCAGGAAGAGGTCTTCCTCGGACACTCGGTGGCCCGCACGCAAAACATCTCGGAAGAGACGGCGCAGATCATCGATGCCGAAGTGCGGCGGCTGATCGACGACGCCTACTCGACCGCCAAGGCCATCCTGACCAAGAAGAAGAAGGAATGGATCGCGCTCGCCGAAGGGCTGCTCGAATACGAGACGCTGTCGGGCGAAGAGATCAAGCAACTGATCGCGGGCAACAAGCCGGCCCGCGACCTCGGCGACGACACCCCGCCCAGCCGTGGCTCGGCCGTGCCGAAGGCCGGCACCGGCGGCCGCCGCAAGAAGGGCCCGGAGCCCGAAGGCGGCATGGAACCGCAGCCGTCAAGCTGA
- a CDS encoding IS4 family transposase, with the protein MRFTPSILGKLVEPINRRRFQTIVDSHDGDAYDKSFKSWDHLVVLIYAQLSGATSLRSLQAGWNANCQHHYHLGSDLLRRSTLSDANRRRPVAVFAETFALLAGQLDRQMRREGSAMLRLIDSTPIPLGKLCDWAKSNGRIRGMKLHIVYDPDSDCPRVLDITDANVNDAQIGRTISIEDGATYVFDKGYCHYGWWTAIAAAQAFFVTRPKTNMGLKLVCDRPLAAMHGDGFTVLEDAEVSFASKGDSKLPIRLRRIIVKRDEGDTITLLTNDLERSAADIAALYKGRWQIELLFRWIKQHLKIRKFLGNNDNAIRLQLFAAMIAYALLRIAARAYRVALPILRFTDLVTRCLFERRHIAAIDKPPPVNPSRRYPRCSPDQMSLDYV; encoded by the coding sequence ATGCGCTTTACGCCTAGCATTCTTGGCAAGCTGGTTGAACCGATCAATCGTCGCCGCTTCCAGACGATTGTGGATAGCCATGACGGGGATGCGTATGACAAGTCGTTCAAGAGCTGGGACCATCTCGTGGTGTTGATCTATGCTCAGCTCAGCGGCGCGACGAGCCTTCGCAGCCTGCAAGCCGGCTGGAACGCCAACTGCCAGCACCATTACCACCTCGGCAGCGACCTGTTGCGGCGCTCGACCTTGTCGGACGCCAACCGGCGCCGCCCTGTAGCCGTCTTCGCCGAGACGTTCGCCCTGCTTGCAGGCCAACTCGACCGGCAGATGCGTCGCGAAGGCAGTGCCATGCTGCGGCTGATCGATTCCACGCCCATCCCGCTCGGCAAGCTTTGCGACTGGGCCAAGTCGAACGGCCGCATCCGCGGCATGAAGCTGCATATCGTCTATGATCCAGACAGCGACTGTCCGCGCGTCCTCGACATCACCGATGCCAACGTCAACGACGCCCAGATCGGCCGCACCATCTCTATCGAAGACGGTGCGACCTACGTGTTCGACAAGGGTTACTGCCACTACGGCTGGTGGACGGCGATCGCGGCGGCGCAAGCCTTCTTCGTCACCCGGCCCAAAACCAACATGGGGCTCAAGCTGGTGTGCGATCGTCCCCTCGCAGCCATGCACGGCGATGGCTTCACCGTGCTTGAGGATGCCGAGGTGAGCTTTGCCAGCAAAGGCGATTCCAAACTGCCGATCCGCTTGCGTCGCATCATCGTGAAGCGAGACGAAGGCGACACCATCACGCTGCTGACCAACGATCTCGAGCGCTCGGCCGCCGACATAGCAGCCCTCTACAAGGGGCGCTGGCAGATTGAGCTCCTGTTCCGCTGGATCAAGCAGCACCTCAAGATCCGTAAGTTCCTCGGCAACAATGACAACGCCATCCGCCTGCAGCTCTTCGCCGCCATGATCGCCTATGCGCTGTTGCGCATTGCAGCGCGCGCATATCGCGTTGCACTGCCGATCCTGCGCTTCACCGACCTGGTGACACGATGCCTGTTCGAGCGGCGCCACATCGCCGCCATCGACAAACCGCCGCCCGTCAATCCAAGTCGAAGGTACCCCCGCTGCTCTCCCGATCAGATGAGCCTCGACTATGTCTAA
- the glmM gene encoding phosphoglucosamine mutase: MAGQYFGTDGIRGRANKFPMTAEVAMRVGMAAGLSFQRGNHRHRVVLGKDTRLSGYMIENAMVAGLCAAGMDVFLLGPIPTPAVAMLVRSLRADIGVMISASHNPYYDNGIKLFGPDGYKLSDEIEERIEGMLDKDIELALADSDGLGRAKRVDGVHDRYIEFAKRTLPRSMSLSGLRIVVDCANGASYKVAPEALWELGAEVVAINVEPNGFNINKECGSTHPAGLQKKVHEVRADIGIALDGDADRVVIVDENGAIVDGDQIMALIAESWHQSGRLAGGGVVSTVMSNLGLERFLGDMKLQLHRTKVGDRYVVEHMRAHGLNVGGEQSGHIVLSDFSTTGDGLVSALQVLACIKRQNRPVSELSKKFEPVPQLLKNVRISGGKPLEEAPVKAAIEEGRNRLGTSGRLVIRPSGTEPLIRVMAEGDDPQLVEAVVNDIVGILQETRSAA, encoded by the coding sequence ATGGCAGGTCAGTATTTCGGCACGGACGGTATTCGCGGACGCGCCAACAAATTTCCGATGACGGCCGAGGTCGCCATGCGCGTCGGCATGGCCGCCGGGCTTTCGTTCCAGCGTGGCAATCATCGTCACCGCGTCGTGCTCGGCAAGGATACGCGGCTTTCCGGCTACATGATCGAGAACGCCATGGTTGCCGGTCTGTGCGCCGCCGGCATGGACGTCTTCCTGCTCGGCCCGATACCGACGCCTGCCGTCGCCATGCTGGTGCGCTCGCTGCGCGCCGACATCGGCGTGATGATCTCGGCCTCGCACAACCCTTATTACGACAATGGCATCAAGCTGTTCGGTCCCGACGGCTACAAGCTCTCCGACGAGATCGAGGAGCGCATCGAAGGCATGCTCGACAAGGACATCGAGCTGGCGCTCGCCGATTCCGACGGGCTCGGCCGCGCCAAGCGCGTCGATGGCGTGCATGACCGCTATATCGAATTCGCCAAGCGCACGCTGCCCCGCTCGATGTCGCTCTCGGGCCTGCGGATCGTCGTCGATTGCGCGAACGGCGCCTCCTACAAGGTGGCTCCGGAGGCGCTGTGGGAGCTCGGCGCCGAGGTGGTGGCGATCAATGTCGAGCCGAACGGCTTCAACATCAACAAGGAATGCGGCTCGACCCATCCGGCCGGCCTGCAGAAGAAGGTGCATGAGGTGCGCGCCGACATCGGCATCGCGCTCGACGGCGATGCCGACCGCGTGGTCATCGTCGACGAGAACGGAGCGATCGTCGACGGCGACCAGATCATGGCGCTGATCGCCGAATCCTGGCACCAGAGCGGAAGGCTGGCCGGCGGCGGCGTCGTTTCCACCGTGATGTCCAATCTCGGCCTGGAGCGCTTCCTCGGCGATATGAAGCTGCAGCTGCATCGCACCAAGGTGGGCGACCGCTATGTCGTGGAGCATATGCGCGCGCATGGCTTGAATGTCGGCGGCGAGCAGTCCGGCCACATCGTGCTTTCCGACTTCTCGACCACGGGAGACGGTCTGGTCTCGGCGCTGCAGGTGCTCGCCTGCATCAAGCGGCAGAACCGCCCGGTCAGCGAATTGTCGAAGAAGTTCGAGCCGGTGCCGCAGCTTCTCAAGAACGTCCGCATCTCCGGCGGCAAGCCGCTGGAGGAAGCGCCGGTCAAGGCGGCGATCGAAGAAGGGCGCAACCGGCTCGGCACGTCCGGCCGCCTCGTCATCCGGCCATCCGGCACCGAGCCGCTGATCCGCGTCATGGCCGAGGGCGACGATCCGCAGCTGGTCGAGGCGGTTGTCAACGACATCGTGGGCATCCTCCAGGAAACGCGCAGCGCCGCCTGA
- a CDS encoding outer membrane protein: MFNTARMALFAALLAGVAGPALAADFAEPPPVEEAPPPVVEAQPVDVGGWYIRGDIDYHWSNLDSIDYITYGPPPGTNDFDFGDLKGGFSLGAGVGYKINDYLRTDLTADYWFKSDFNGQTSDLITTSTEESSMSALLLLANAYVDIGTWNGVTPYIGAGIGGAHVKWDTVHDPNTTETNPGSSNWRFAYALMAGASYCLTDKVILDAGYRFTHIEGGRMFEFDTTSSGPGFDHGINTHEVRGGLRYQFGGNNGCAAPVVAYQPEPEPIYTK; this comes from the coding sequence ATGTTCAATACAGCAAGAATGGCTTTGTTTGCCGCGTTGCTCGCGGGAGTGGCCGGACCGGCGCTCGCCGCCGACTTCGCGGAGCCGCCTCCGGTCGAGGAGGCGCCGCCGCCGGTTGTCGAGGCTCAACCGGTCGATGTCGGCGGTTGGTACATCCGCGGCGATATCGACTACCACTGGTCGAATTTGGACAGCATCGATTACATCACCTACGGCCCACCGCCCGGCACCAACGATTTCGATTTCGGCGACCTAAAGGGCGGGTTCTCGCTCGGCGCCGGCGTCGGCTACAAGATCAACGATTACTTGCGTACGGATCTGACTGCCGACTACTGGTTCAAGTCGGACTTCAACGGCCAGACCTCGGATCTGATCACGACATCGACCGAAGAGTCGAGCATGAGCGCTCTGCTTCTGCTTGCAAATGCCTATGTGGATATCGGCACGTGGAACGGCGTCACCCCTTATATCGGCGCTGGCATCGGTGGTGCGCATGTCAAGTGGGACACGGTCCATGACCCAAACACCACCGAAACCAACCCCGGGTCGTCCAACTGGCGCTTCGCCTACGCGCTTATGGCCGGCGCTTCCTACTGCCTCACGGACAAGGTCATCCTCGATGCCGGCTACCGCTTCACTCACATCGAGGGTGGGCGCATGTTCGAATTCGATACGACCAGCTCCGGACCGGGTTTCGACCACGGCATCAACACGCATGAAGTGCGCGGCGGTCTGCGCTATCAGTTCGGCGGCAATAATGGCTGCGCCGCGCCGGTGGTCGCCTATCAGCCTGAGCCGGAACCGATCTACACCAAGTAG
- a CDS encoding outer membrane protein, with product MTSRSRIASALAATILLPMTPALAADYDPPIYVDQAPDYQPVEVGSGWYLRGDVAYLPQETFDNGDFTFPSAIDNESFSEGEDAYFASIGFGYHFNDYLRADLNLGYLPGNHVSVSYDDSAVAPAGTAILGSGNVKNYAFSGILNGYVDLGTYVGITPYVGAGIGLVRTTSKLSASYTDSADSSNDFVLSSNKNQYSLAYTLNAGLAYQVTKNVLVDLGYQYFSAPNAEYVAAESLTSYPTRKGISNHQIKFGLRYDLW from the coding sequence ATGACATCCAGATCGCGTATCGCGTCAGCTCTTGCCGCAACCATCCTGTTGCCGATGACGCCGGCGCTCGCGGCCGACTACGATCCGCCGATCTATGTCGACCAGGCGCCGGACTACCAGCCGGTCGAGGTCGGCTCGGGCTGGTATCTGCGCGGGGACGTCGCCTATCTGCCGCAGGAGACCTTCGACAACGGGGATTTCACCTTCCCGTCAGCGATCGACAACGAAAGCTTCAGCGAGGGCGAGGACGCGTATTTCGCGAGCATCGGCTTCGGCTATCATTTCAACGATTACCTTCGCGCCGATCTCAACCTGGGCTATCTGCCCGGCAATCACGTCAGCGTAAGCTATGACGATTCAGCGGTCGCACCGGCGGGAACGGCGATCCTGGGCTCGGGAAATGTGAAGAACTACGCGTTCTCCGGTATTCTCAATGGTTATGTCGATCTGGGCACCTATGTCGGGATCACGCCCTATGTCGGCGCCGGCATTGGTTTGGTTCGGACGACAAGCAAGCTTTCGGCCTCATACACAGACAGCGCCGACTCCTCCAACGATTTCGTCCTGAGCAGCAACAAAAACCAATACTCGCTCGCCTATACGCTCAATGCGGGCCTTGCATACCAAGTGACCAAGAATGTTCTTGTCGACCTCGGCTACCAGTATTTCTCCGCCCCCAATGCGGAATATGTGGCCGCCGAGAGCCTGACCTCCTATCCCACCCGTAAGGGGATCAGCAACCACCAGATCAAATTCGGCCTGCGCTACGACCTCTGGTAA
- a CDS encoding phosphoserine transaminase codes for MTTPTKPGLRPANPNFSSGPCAKRPGWSAEALSKAALGRSHRAKIGKSKLEQAIELTRDILKVPANYRIGIVPASDTGAVEMALWSLLGERGVDMVAWESFGFGWVTDVVKQLKLADVRKFEAGYGQLPDLKQIDFDRDVVFTWNGTTSGVRVPNGDFIPADRKGLTICDATSAAFAQRLDFEKLDVVTFSWQKVLGGEGAHGMLILSPRAVERLETYKPAWPLPKIFRLTSGGKLIEGIFKGETINTPSMLCVEDYLDALHWAKSIGGLEALIARADANAAVLDRFVGKSSWLGHLAVDPATRSNTSVCLSFTDPDIAALDADGQAAFAKGLVSALDKEGVAYDIGSYRDAPPGLRIWCGATVETADLEALLPWLDWAFAAQKASLKAAA; via the coding sequence ATGACGACACCTACCAAGCCCGGACTCCGTCCGGCAAACCCCAATTTCTCCTCAGGTCCCTGCGCAAAACGTCCCGGCTGGTCGGCCGAGGCGCTCTCTAAGGCCGCGCTCGGACGCTCCCACCGCGCCAAGATCGGCAAGAGCAAGCTCGAACAGGCGATCGAGCTGACGCGCGACATCCTCAAGGTTCCCGCGAACTATCGCATCGGCATCGTGCCGGCGTCGGACACCGGCGCGGTCGAGATGGCGCTGTGGTCGCTGCTCGGCGAGCGCGGCGTCGACATGGTCGCCTGGGAGAGCTTCGGCTTCGGCTGGGTGACGGATGTCGTCAAGCAGCTCAAGCTCGCCGACGTGCGCAAGTTCGAGGCCGGCTACGGCCAACTGCCCGACCTCAAGCAGATCGATTTCGATCGCGACGTGGTCTTCACCTGGAACGGCACGACCTCGGGCGTGCGCGTGCCGAACGGCGATTTCATTCCCGCGGACCGCAAGGGCTTGACCATCTGCGACGCGACGTCGGCTGCCTTCGCGCAAAGGCTCGACTTTGAAAAACTCGATGTCGTCACCTTCTCCTGGCAGAAGGTGCTGGGCGGCGAAGGCGCGCACGGCATGCTGATCCTGTCGCCCCGCGCCGTCGAGCGGCTGGAGACCTACAAGCCAGCCTGGCCGCTGCCGAAGATCTTCCGCCTGACCTCGGGCGGCAAGCTGATCGAGGGCATCTTCAAGGGCGAGACCATCAACACGCCGTCGATGCTGTGCGTCGAGGATTATCTCGATGCGCTGCACTGGGCGAAGTCGATCGGCGGCTTGGAAGCGCTGATTGCCCGCGCCGACGCCAATGCCGCGGTGCTCGACCGGTTCGTTGGCAAGTCGTCGTGGCTCGGCCATCTGGCCGTCGATCCGGCAACGCGCTCGAACACGTCCGTGTGCCTGTCCTTCACCGATCCGGATATCGCGGCGCTCGATGCCGACGGTCAGGCGGCTTTCGCCAAGGGCCTCGTCTCGGCGCTCGACAAGGAAGGTGTCGCCTACGACATCGGCTCCTATCGCGACGCGCCGCCCGGGCTGCGCATCTGGTGCGGCGCCACCGTCGAGACCGCCGATCTCGAAGCGCTTCTGCCCTGGCTCGACTGGGCCTTCGCCGCGCAGAAGGCGTCGCTCAAGGCGGCGGCCTGA